In a single window of the Lynx canadensis isolate LIC74 chromosome E2, mLynCan4.pri.v2, whole genome shotgun sequence genome:
- the ZNF579 gene encoding zinc finger protein 579 — translation MDPQPPPPAQGSPPHRGRGRGRGRGRGRGRGRGRGGAGAPRAPLPCPTCGRLFRFPYYLSRHRLSHSGLRPHACPLCPKAFRRPAHLSRHLRGHGPQPPLRCAACPRTFPEPAQLRRHLAQEHAGGEVELAIERAAKEAAETSWGPQDASAEQPSTAAAGAAEEEEAAWPETWPAGEPATLAAPASSEPRESEEEEAEAGAAELRAELALAAGRQEEKQVLLQADWTLLCLRCREAFATKGELKAHPCLRPEGEQEGEGGPPPRPKRHQCSICLKAFARPWSLSRHRLVHSTDRPFVCPDCGLAFRLASYLRQHRRVHGALSLLAPLPPAGRKDDKASGGRNSGKGPEGGEGAECGSASEGGEGGQNGGDAAPARPPAGEPRFWCPECGKGFRRRAHLRQHGVTHSGARPFQCVRCQREFKRLADLARHAQVHAGGPAPHPCPRCPRRFSRAYSLLRHQRCHRAELERAAALQALQAQAPPSPPPPPPPPPPAGQEDEEGLPLPVAHIKEEPPSPGSPPQSPPPAPPVFLSASCFDSQDHSAFQMEEEELDSKAHLRGSGGLAS, via the coding sequence ATGGACCCGCAGCCCCCTCCACCCGCCCAGGGCAGCCCGCCTCACCgtggccggggccggggccgcggccggggccggggccgcggcCGCGGCCGTGGCAGGGGGGGCGCTGGAGCCCCTCgggcccccctgccctgccccacctgcgGCCGCCTCTTCCGCTTCCCCTACTACCTCTCCCggcaccggctgagccactcggGCCTCCGACCCCACGCCTGCCCCCTGTGCCCCAAGGCCTTCCGCCGGCCTGCCCACCTCTCCCGCCACCTGCGTGGCCACGGGCCCCAACCCCCGCTGCGCTGCGCCGCCTGCCCCCGCACCTTCCCTGAGCCCGCCCAGCTCAGGCGCCACCTGGCCCAGGAGCACGCGGGCGGCGAGGTCGAGCTGGCCATCGAGAGGGCGGCCAAGGAGGCCGCGGAGACCAGCTGGGGCCCGCAGGACGCCAGCGCCGAGCAGCCGAGCACCGCGGCGGCGGGGGCcgccgaggaggaggaggccgcGTGGCCCGAGACGTGGCCGGCGGGGGAGCCGGCCACGCTGGCGGCCCCCGCGAGCTCGGAGCCCCGCGAgtcggaggaggaggaggccgaggCCGGGGCGGCCGAGCTGAGGGCCGAGCTGGCGCTGGCGGCCGGGCGCCAGGAGGAGAAGCAGGTCCTGCTCCAGGCCGACTGGACGCTGCTGTGCCTCCGCTGTCGCGAAGCCTTCGCCACGAAGGGCGAGCTCAAAGCGCACCCGTGTCTGCGCCCCGAGGGCgagcaggagggggaagggggcccgccgccccgccccaAGCGCCACCAGTGCTCCATCTGCCTCAAGGCCTTCGCCAGGCCCTGGTCGCTGTCCCGCCACCGGCTGGTCCACTCCACCGACCGCCCCTTCGTGTGCCCGGACTGCGGCCTGGCCTTCCGCCTCGCCTCCTACCTCCGCCAGCACCGCCGCGTCCACGGCGCGCTCAGCCTCCTGGCCCCGCTGCCCCCGGCGGGCAGGAAGGACGACAAGGCCTCGGGCGGCCGGAACTCAGGGAAGGGGCCCGAGGGGGGCGAGGGGGCCGAGTGCGGGAGCGCCTCGGAGGGGGGAGAAGGCGGGCAGAACGGAGGCGAcgccgccccggcccggccccccgcCGGGGAGCCCCGCTTCTGGTGCCCCGAGTGCGGCAAGGGCTTCCGGCGCCGGGCGCACCTGCGACAGCACGGGGTGACCCACTCGGGGGCGCGCCCGTTCCAGTGCGTGCGCTGCCAGCGGGAGTTCAAGCGCCTGGCGGACCTGGCCCGCCACGCGCAGGTGCACGCGGGGGGCCCGGCCCCGCACCCCTGCCCGCGCTGCCCGCGCCGCTTCTCGCGCGCCTACAGCCTCCTGCGCCACCAACGCTGCCACCGCGCTGAGCTGGAGAGGGCCGCCGCCTTGCAGGCGCTCCAGGCCCAGGCCCCGCCgtcgcccccgccgcccccgccgccgccgccgccagccgGGCAGGAGGACGAGGAAGGGCTCCCGCTGCCCGTCGCACACATCAAGGAAGAGCCGCCCTCCCCGGGGTCCCCACCCCAGTCGCCGCCACCGGCTCCCCCTGTCTTCCTCAGCGCCTCCTGTTTCGACAGCCAGGACCATTCGGCCTTCCagatggaggaggaagagctCGACAGCAAGGCTCACCTGCGCGGGTCGGGCGGCCTGGCCTCCTGA